The window CCCCACGGCCAACCCCTCAGTCCCAAGAATCGGGGGCACTCCTGCCCCCGCATTCATTCCCCCGACGTAGACGGCCTGGCGGAAGGTACTGCACAACTCCTGTTCCACCTCCACCTTCCCCGGCAGCCACAGTTCCATCGACCCCGCCTCGCCCGCGCCCTCCACCACCACGTGGTAGTAGCGCCTGCGAAACAAGCCCTTCAGTTCCTCCACCCGCCGCACACACTCCCAGGGCAGGAGAAACGGCGGATGAAAGGGGCGGCAGAGGAACTGCATGTGCAGGTACAGGCCTTCCTCGGCGAACACCACCCGGGCAGCGTTCTTGTACGACGCCATCGTATCGCCAAACCGCACCCCCGGCACCTTGTAGGATTTCCCTGGTGGGCGATGCGCAACCGGATACGCACGGGCAAACGCCTTCCACCGGGGCGAAATGAGAAACCAAAAGACCAGGAATCCGCCCACAGCCGTCATGGGGAAACAAAGGTCCCAAGGCAGGTCATCAGTCGCAGGCATGGCCATCCATACCGGCGTCATTCGAATAAGACAAGCCAAGTGGGCAATCTACGAGGGCAATGTCCCAAGGAGCGGCTGCTTGAGCTGCCGTCAAAGTGGTCCGCCCACTCCGTGTGCGGTCCGTTGGCACCACCCCTCTGGAACCCTTTCCCGTCCCTCTGCGGCCAACCGTCCCCTCTTCAAAAAAACCAAGAACTAAGAACCAAGAACACTCCTCAACCTCCTCCCGCCGCCTCTCTGCCTTCCTGCATTTGCGCACCGTCTTGCTCGAAAGGCGCGGCTGCTTCCCCAGCCTCTCCGCAAACGCACTCCATCCCATCCGCGACAAGCCGAAGCAGATGCCCAGCCACAGGGCGACAAGGCCGAGCAAAATCAGGGGCCAGTAGTTTTGGAGGGGGACAGCGAGGAGAGAATGAGCAAAGAGAGCTGTGGTGATGATGCCCAAGGCACCCGATTGAGGTCTGCGCGTCAAGGGTGCAGTCGAAGTACGAGCCTACCCTGACGGTACTCTCGTTCGCATCAACTCATTAGTGTCGCAGCCAATTCCAGATTTGCTGCCACACACTGGGGTTAGAAGGTGTGGAAGGCTCTTGGGGTTCGATTGTTTCGCTCTCGGCAACTCCATCACTTGATTCCGCTGGCTCACTTGAAGGTTTCTCCTCCCGAGAATCGTCCCATGAAGGACACCATTCTGCACGACTGCGCCTAATCCAATAGTGTGACCGACATGGGAAGCGCCAGTTGCCGATAGATGGAGTCAGCGACAGCGACTCACCATCAAAGTAGAGCTGCCAATCTGTCGGAGACAATGGTGTCACCACTTCCCGACCACAGCCGCAACAGCAAAGATGCATCACCGTGCAATGCTCAATGGAAACGTACAGAGTGTTCCCCTCGAGCGCTTCAGGCATCTGTTTCACGAATCGAAGGTCGAGCATATTCGCCGAGAAGGAGATTATCGTTAATCGAGTATACAGTGTGGTGTTCCTCCTCAAAGTCTTGGTAGAACCCACAGAGCTTCTTCCACTTCAACACAGCAAGCGCAGCATTGAGCATGTTCAGTTCAGCAATCTGAATATTGGTGTGATAGTCATCATTCCGGGCTTCCTGAAATGAGACAACTTTCCCGAAGTGCTCCCGATTCGAAGGTGTGCTCGCTGTCACGCGAACGCTGCCCAGAAGCTTCCCATCACACACTTGTATTCCCATCCCAACATCAATGAATGACTTCTCTCTGGACTCCAGAAAATCAACAATGACTGCCCTCGCAGGCCCATCATCAACGCAGATAAATACGAAATCGAGCTGTTCCAACTCGTGTACGTTCTCTGCGTGAATCAATTCCTCATGCGGGACAATGTGCTGACGCATCCGACCGTAGATGTCCGAGAAGTAAGCCACCTTGGGTTGCGGTAACTCTAGCTGCTGCAGTGTTGGAGCCCCAGGAGACCTAAAAGCGTTGTGTTGCGCAAATGGGTCGACATCGAATAGATGGATCTCAGCGACGGGTGTCTTTGCCACTAAGTCGAGCACATACGAGCCGGTGCCACCCAGGCCAATAATCCCAATCCTAAGACCTTTGAGCTTGGCGCTGATCGCTTCAATCTCTCCACGGCTGGAGTTGGTATCAAGATAGTAGAAGACTGAGTCATTGGCCGTGGAAGGGATCACGCGAAATGTTGTCGCGGTGGCTTTTTCGTCGATAGACTTGGCTGGTGCCGAGATGATCTCGATGTACCGCGTCACTTTCTCATAATAGTCAGGATATCCCTCCTTGGGTTTGTTCGAGAAAGAATGCTCCACAACCAACCCCTCCATCAGCTGCTTCCGCTCACTGGCGTGCGTAATCGGCGAGATGACCCTTCCATCGCGATTGCACGGATGGGCTCCGATAAAGTGGATCACATGCGTCCTTGGCTTGGCAGTGCGATTACCTGCCAGGTCCAAGTCCGACACGAGTATTCCATACAGAACCTTCTTGTTCTGGTCTACGTAGGGAACATGACTGACCAGCAGGTACGAGCCGCGAACTTCCACCTCGTACCCCTCGTTTCTGAGACGCCGGAGGTCCGGACTAAGATCTATCAGTTGCTCGGACATTGAAGTTCATTCCACATTTTACTTTCACGACATCACCAGCAACCATGGTGCCCTTGGGCTTGTGGTCTGGTCCTTTGCTGTAGGTAACCGTGTATGCTGTGTTCGGGTCTGGCGACCCGATTCCAAGCTGTACGACTTCCTCATATGAAATCAGCCGAGAGGTCACGACTCGCTCGCGACCATTAATGACGATTGTTATACCCTTGGTTTGGCGTGTATAAAACACGGGGCCATCACCGAAAAAGGCCGAATCTCCATCCTCAATAGGCGAGTCATGCGGAGACTCATAGTCACGGAAGAGGTCTTTCTGGCAATCCAATCCAAACCAGTCACGAACGGTCCTACCAGACTGGTCGGGACGGATGGTGATTTCGACCCCGTCGTCCACGGAATATGCCAGTTTGGGAGGTGCTGTGCACTGGCCACGAGGTTTCAAGTCGCACAGCGGTACAGAGTAGAAGACATTGCCCTGTGCGAGATCAACGACTGCATCGTCAGCAAACACCGGGTCTTCGGGGGAGTTGTGATCGCGAACAAGCGCATGGGCCTCTGGGCTATTGCCCTGCGTCTTCAGCACTTTGACCAAAACTCGTCTTTGGGGAGTAGGAATCCTCACATCGTTGATGTGAGCAAACCATTTGGCGCCCCTTTGAGAGTTCGAGCGGTCTTCTGAAGAGTGCACTGGATGCTGAGGTTCGATAAGTGGGGTATTCATTTTCAGGAGTTCGAGGTAGTGTTGTTGTTCTTATTTTGTTGAGGTGTTGTCAGTGTTCACGCCTCACACCCTTGAAGGGCTTTGTGTCCGACTTTTGGTCGAGAAACCGGCCAGTCTCGATGTCACGCTTCACGTACCTGCGTGTATGGGGGTTCAATACTTGGGACCGGTTCCGGACAGCGCCCTTACGGTGGCCGTCTCCTGCTGGAGGGTTTGTAGCCATAGAGTATTTCTGTTTTATTGTGTTCCTGGCTTCGACTCAGATGAATCGAATGCTTCCGGATTTTCATTTAAATGAACTACGATGTCAATCGTGAAGTGAATTGTTTTGCAATTTATTTCATTTTGATGAACAATGTGCTTATTTGAACACTATGCAGGTAGGTCCTCGAATTCGTTCTCTACGCCTTGAAAAAGGATTCACGCTTCCTCAGCTGGCGGAAGAGGCAAAAGTCTCCGTTGGCATGCTGTCTCAGCTTGAGAATGCTGATGAAAACTCAGCAAATCCAAATCTTCAAACTCTCCGCAAAATCGCCGGCGCACTTAATGTGACTGTCGGAGACCTTTTGGGTAAGGCAATCGCAAAGACCCGGACCTTTATTCCAGAGAAGCTAGACCGAGGGTTATCAGAGTTTTTGGAGCGAGCTAGAAAGCGGGGCGAGGATTTAGACGAAGGGGTGTTGCAGGGGTGCTATGGCATGCAGGAACGAGACGGTGCTCCAAAAACAGCAGACGACTGGGAATTTCTCTACAAAACCATTAAAATGACGTTTGATACGAGAAGACGGCAATGAGCAGGACATTTAACACATTCGACGATCGCAATCGTAGACGCTGGGTGAATCAGTCAGTTGTCATGTTGATGAGCAAACTGGCTGAACAAGGGGAAATTCCCCAAGAGACGATCCGCCGCTTAGCGCGTAATGTAGTCAGCGATGCACGGTCTTCGGGATGGAATGAAATGCCATTCGATGTTGAGTTATTGGCTGAATTGCAGTGCATCGAAGTGAAGTGCGCAGAGGGTGACATACGCGCTGAGGCACGGCTGATGCCTCTTCCTGGCAATCGCTTAATCATTGAATATGCCGCTGATGCTCCGGTAAGACGTCGGCGTTTTTCCATTTGTCATGAGATCGCCCACACGCTTTTTCCAGACTGTTATGAGCGGGTACAACACCGGCGTAACAATGAGTCTTTCGACCGCGTTCATTCCGAGCTTGAATTGCTCTGCCACGTTGGGGCGGGTGAGTTCTTGATGCCGCTGGAAGAGTTTCTCGAAGCAACTAACGGGCGACTACCTTCGTTGGAAGTCGCACATGAGCTTGGCAATTCCTTTGATGCGTCGCAGGAGGCGGCTCTTCGACGAATGGTTGATCTGTCCGGCGATCCGTTTTGTCTCCTTTGGATTTCCGAACGACTAAAGCCGACAGAAGAGCGGAATGCGGGACCGGAACTCAATCTTGGGTTTGCAGGCCCATCCATGAAGCTCCGTGTCGACTACCAGTTCGGCTCTCCTTCTTGGAAAACTTTTGTCCCCAAGCACAAATCCATTCCGGACGGTTCGGTGCTCTACCAGACACTTTCTGATAGATTGCCTCGTGCACTTTCAGAGGACTGGAGTGAGCTAGACCTTGGAAGGCTTCGCGTTGAGGCTATGACGAGCATGCATTCGGAACCTTCCGCTCGTGGGATTATGGTTTTACTAAGTTCGCACGAGTGACCGCCCTCAAATTTCCCTTGCATTTGACTAAACAGTCAACTATCATCCTCGCATGGGCAGAACCAGCGATGCCAAAGAACGCCTCCTCGAGGCGGCGCTGGATCTTATCTGGGAGCGCAGTTATGGGGTGGTGACCATCGACAACATCTGCGAGGCGGCCAAGGTGAAGAAGGGGAGCTTTTATTACTTCTTCAATTCCAAGGCAGAACTGGCCGTGGCCACCCTGAACAACCACTGGGCGAACTATGGCCGGGCGAAGTGGGACGAGATGTTCTCCCCCAGCCTGCCGCCGCTGGTGCGCATCCGTACCTTCATGCAGAGCGTGCATGACAGCCAGGCGGAGATTCGCGCCGAGTACGGTCGCGTGCTCGGGTGCCCGTGCTTTTGCCTTGGGACTGAGGTGGCTAACGACGATGAAGCCCTGCGTGGCGTGGCCCAGGACATCCTGGCCAAGCAGCTCCGCTACTTCGAGTCGGCCATCCGCGATGCCCAGGCGGAAGGCGTGGTGGGCGCTGGCAATGCCAGCATGAAGGCCCGCTGCCTCTTCGCCCTGTTCGAGGGGTCCCTCGCGCAGGCCCGCATCCAGGATGACCTGGAGATTCTCCGCACGCTGCCGGATTCGGCGATGGACCTGCTGGGCGTGGCCCCGGCGAACATCCCCGCCTGCCTGCCCAAGGTTTCCTGCGCGGCGGCCGCTTCAGATTCTACGACTTCCAAGGCATCTGCCCCAGCGACCGAGGTCGTATCTGCCCCTGTCTCCGACCATTCTCCCTCCCTGGCGACGGCCTAGCTGGCTGAGCCATTCGGGGCTTGAATAGCCCCTTTCGCCCTCCTCGTACCCCGTTCGTTTCCAACGCTTCCCGCCCCTTTTTTCGCACGATTTTGTTTACCATCTAGTCAACTACTAAAGACCCGATTGAATCCCATGAGCACTCAAGACCTTCCAGAGAACCCGGTGAGTCCAGAAATCGAAAGCCAGAAGACAGGGTTGGCTGCCGGGGCCAATATCGAATCCGGTGAGTCTGCCAAGCCACTGACCGCACAACGGAGTGTGCGGACCACCATTGCGGCTGGCCTGGCCGTGGCGGTGATTGGCGGGCTGACGTACCTGACCGCCGGCGAGACCGGAGCGAAGGAGGGTTCCTCTTCCTCCGCCAAGGAAGCGACCACCCCTGCCACGCCGCCTGCGCCGCGCGTGACGGTCTCCACGGTGGAGGAGCGCACGGTCACGGAAACCCGCGAACTGCTGGGCCGCGTGGATGCTCGCGAGACGGTGGAAATCCGCCCGCGTGTGTCCGGCCACATCCAGGAGGTGAAGCTGCAGGCGGGCCAGGTTGTGAAGCAGGGCGAGGTGCTCTTCACCATCGACCCGCGCTGGTACCAGGCCACGCATGACCAGGCGAAGGCCGCCGTGGATGCTGCGAAGGTGCGCGTGCGCA is drawn from Roseimicrobium gellanilyticum and contains these coding sequences:
- a CDS encoding TetR/AcrR family transcriptional regulator — encoded protein: MGRTSDAKERLLEAALDLIWERSYGVVTIDNICEAAKVKKGSFYYFFNSKAELAVATLNNHWANYGRAKWDEMFSPSLPPLVRIRTFMQSVHDSQAEIRAEYGRVLGCPCFCLGTEVANDDEALRGVAQDILAKQLRYFESAIRDAQAEGVVGAGNASMKARCLFALFEGSLAQARIQDDLEILRTLPDSAMDLLGVAPANIPACLPKVSCAAAASDSTTSKASAPATEVVSAPVSDHSPSLATA
- a CDS encoding helix-turn-helix domain-containing protein, translating into MQVGPRIRSLRLEKGFTLPQLAEEAKVSVGMLSQLENADENSANPNLQTLRKIAGALNVTVGDLLGKAIAKTRTFIPEKLDRGLSEFLERARKRGEDLDEGVLQGCYGMQERDGAPKTADDWEFLYKTIKMTFDTRRRQ
- a CDS encoding DUF6527 family protein; the encoded protein is MLDLRFVKQMPEALEGNTLYVSIEHCTVMHLCCCGCGREVVTPLSPTDWQLYFDGESLSLTPSIGNWRFPCRSHYWIRRSRAEWCPSWDDSREEKPSSEPAESSDGVAESETIEPQEPSTPSNPSVWQQIWNWLRH
- a CDS encoding ImmA/IrrE family metallo-endopeptidase, translating into MLMSKLAEQGEIPQETIRRLARNVVSDARSSGWNEMPFDVELLAELQCIEVKCAEGDIRAEARLMPLPGNRLIIEYAADAPVRRRRFSICHEIAHTLFPDCYERVQHRRNNESFDRVHSELELLCHVGAGEFLMPLEEFLEATNGRLPSLEVAHELGNSFDASQEAALRRMVDLSGDPFCLLWISERLKPTEERNAGPELNLGFAGPSMKLRVDYQFGSPSWKTFVPKHKSIPDGSVLYQTLSDRLPRALSEDWSELDLGRLRVEAMTSMHSEPSARGIMVLLSSHE
- a CDS encoding multiubiquitin domain-containing protein, with protein sequence MNTPLIEPQHPVHSSEDRSNSQRGAKWFAHINDVRIPTPQRRVLVKVLKTQGNSPEAHALVRDHNSPEDPVFADDAVVDLAQGNVFYSVPLCDLKPRGQCTAPPKLAYSVDDGVEITIRPDQSGRTVRDWFGLDCQKDLFRDYESPHDSPIEDGDSAFFGDGPVFYTRQTKGITIVINGRERVVTSRLISYEEVVQLGIGSPDPNTAYTVTYSKGPDHKPKGTMVAGDVVKVKCGMNFNVRATDRS
- a CDS encoding ThiF family adenylyltransferase → MSEQLIDLSPDLRRLRNEGYEVEVRGSYLLVSHVPYVDQNKKVLYGILVSDLDLAGNRTAKPRTHVIHFIGAHPCNRDGRVISPITHASERKQLMEGLVVEHSFSNKPKEGYPDYYEKVTRYIEIISAPAKSIDEKATATTFRVIPSTANDSVFYYLDTNSSRGEIEAISAKLKGLRIGIIGLGGTGSYVLDLVAKTPVAEIHLFDVDPFAQHNAFRSPGAPTLQQLELPQPKVAYFSDIYGRMRQHIVPHEELIHAENVHELEQLDFVFICVDDGPARAVIVDFLESREKSFIDVGMGIQVCDGKLLGSVRVTASTPSNREHFGKVVSFQEARNDDYHTNIQIAELNMLNAALAVLKWKKLCGFYQDFEEEHHTVYSINDNLLLGEYARPSIRETDA